A genomic stretch from Methylorubrum extorquens includes:
- a CDS encoding protein of unknown function; putative exported protein (Evidence 5 : Unknown function) has product MTIKTKLLAATAVLSTLSINALPVLAADMPAAKSAPVIVEEHCKAAISTPTFGGLIKANPNPACIVTGLGDIYVGGAVTGFAYTQTNAFGILSPSAEQDRFGRVDFSNLQGWIQKADGPLQFYVHAGLYSIPALGLPLYSAFEQTESLFGPIPVAFGKWQINDEWSIQAGRMFTNIGSELLFTYQNLNISRGLLFNQENFINHGVQVNYANGPFAAALAVTDGFYSGELNWVTGFATYKLNDANTIGINGGTHFSDFDASTRSPRFQFATINSLQNSSIISVNYTYANGPWIISPYFQYTNVARKEGYFSPIEGAETWGGTLLAGYTFTDNFALAGRLEYIEQSGTRGVVTGRGGTSVLYGPGSSAFSFTITPTFTWDRYFLRGEFATVQAYDVTPGFGFGRDGTKRSQERYLVETGFTF; this is encoded by the coding sequence ATGACAATCAAAACAAAGCTTCTGGCCGCGACCGCGGTGCTTTCCACCCTGAGCATCAACGCGTTGCCAGTCCTCGCCGCAGATATGCCCGCCGCCAAGTCGGCGCCCGTCATCGTCGAGGAGCATTGTAAGGCTGCGATCTCCACCCCGACCTTCGGCGGTCTCATCAAGGCGAACCCGAACCCGGCCTGCATCGTGACGGGACTGGGCGACATCTATGTCGGCGGCGCGGTCACCGGCTTCGCCTACACCCAGACCAACGCCTTCGGCATCCTCTCGCCCAGCGCTGAGCAGGACCGCTTCGGCCGCGTCGACTTCTCGAACCTCCAGGGCTGGATCCAGAAGGCCGACGGCCCGCTGCAATTCTACGTCCATGCCGGCCTGTACTCGATCCCGGCGCTCGGCCTGCCGCTCTACTCCGCGTTCGAGCAGACCGAATCGCTGTTCGGGCCGATCCCGGTGGCCTTCGGCAAGTGGCAGATCAACGACGAGTGGTCGATCCAGGCCGGTCGGATGTTCACCAACATCGGCTCCGAGCTGCTGTTCACCTACCAGAACCTGAACATCTCCCGCGGTCTGCTGTTCAACCAGGAGAACTTCATCAACCACGGCGTCCAGGTGAACTACGCCAACGGCCCGTTCGCGGCCGCGCTCGCGGTGACCGACGGCTTCTACTCGGGTGAGCTGAACTGGGTGACGGGCTTTGCCACCTACAAGCTCAACGACGCGAACACGATCGGCATCAACGGCGGCACGCATTTCAGCGATTTCGACGCCTCGACCCGCAGCCCGCGCTTCCAGTTCGCGACGATCAACTCGCTGCAGAACAGCAGCATCATCAGCGTGAACTACACCTACGCCAACGGGCCGTGGATCATCTCGCCGTACTTCCAGTACACAAACGTCGCGCGCAAGGAGGGGTACTTCTCCCCGATCGAGGGCGCGGAGACCTGGGGCGGCACGCTGCTGGCCGGCTACACCTTCACCGACAACTTCGCGCTCGCCGGCCGCCTCGAATACATCGAGCAGTCGGGCACGCGGGGCGTGGTCACCGGCCGCGGCGGCACCAGCGTCCTCTACGGTCCGGGCAGCTCGGCCTTCTCGTTCACGATCACCCCGACCTTCACCTGGGATCGCTACTTCCTCCGCGGCGAGTTCGCGACCGTCCAGGCCTACGACGTGACCCCCGGCTTCGGCTTCGGCCGCGACGGCACCAAGCGCTCGCAGGAGCGCTACCTCGTGGAGACCGGCTTCACCTTCTGA
- the amtB gene encoding ammonium transporter (Evidence 2a : Function from experimental evidences in other organisms; PubMedId : 15563598; Product type t : transporter), with the protein MKLRNLLALGLGGAALGLLFVEPSLAQAPAVEPAVTAAAPVPNKGDTAWMLLSAILVLLMTVPGLALFYGGLVRTKNMLSVLTQIFAIASIVCLLWVTYGYSLAFTNGGGLNDFVGGFSKAFLKGVDANSVAATFSNGVVIPEYVYICFQMTFAMITPGLIVGAFAERMKFSALVVFTILWVTLIYFPMAHMVWYWGGPDVFADAARKLAAAGGEANAAAKAEYDAVLGDAGMLFKWGALDFAGGTVVHINAGIAGLVGCLMLGKRIGYGRDLLAPHSLTMTTIGASLLWVGWFGFNAGSNLEANGAAGLAMINTFVATAAAAVSWLFVEWAAKGKPSLLGMLSGAIAGLVAVTPAAGFAGPMGSIVLGLAAGAICFVMCSTVKNALGYDDSLDVFGVHCIGGILGAIATGILVSPDLGGAGIPDYTTKPGELTVGAYDMAAQVIIQAKAVGFTILWSGIGSAILYKLVDLTIGLRVTQEEEREGLDIADHGERAYNY; encoded by the coding sequence ATGAAACTTCGTAATCTTCTCGCGCTCGGACTGGGAGGAGCCGCCCTTGGCCTCCTCTTCGTCGAGCCGTCGCTCGCGCAGGCGCCGGCGGTCGAGCCCGCCGTCACCGCGGCTGCACCGGTGCCCAACAAGGGCGACACGGCGTGGATGCTGCTCTCGGCGATCCTCGTCCTTCTGATGACCGTGCCCGGCCTCGCCCTGTTCTACGGCGGCCTCGTGCGCACCAAGAACATGCTCTCGGTGCTGACCCAGATCTTCGCGATCGCCTCGATCGTCTGCCTGCTGTGGGTCACCTACGGCTACAGCCTCGCCTTCACCAATGGCGGCGGCCTCAACGACTTCGTCGGCGGCTTCTCGAAGGCCTTCCTCAAGGGCGTCGACGCCAACTCGGTGGCGGCCACCTTCTCCAACGGCGTCGTGATCCCCGAATACGTCTACATCTGCTTCCAGATGACGTTCGCGATGATCACCCCCGGCCTCATCGTCGGCGCCTTCGCCGAGCGGATGAAGTTCTCGGCGCTGGTCGTGTTCACGATCCTCTGGGTCACGCTGATCTACTTCCCGATGGCCCACATGGTTTGGTACTGGGGCGGCCCGGACGTCTTCGCCGACGCGGCCCGCAAGCTCGCCGCCGCCGGTGGCGAGGCCAATGCCGCGGCCAAGGCCGAGTACGACGCGGTGCTGGGCGATGCCGGCATGCTCTTCAAGTGGGGCGCCCTCGACTTCGCCGGCGGCACCGTCGTGCACATCAACGCAGGCATCGCCGGCCTCGTCGGCTGCCTGATGCTCGGCAAGCGCATCGGCTACGGCCGCGACCTGCTGGCTCCGCACTCGCTGACCATGACCACGATCGGCGCCTCGCTGCTCTGGGTCGGCTGGTTCGGCTTCAACGCCGGCTCGAACCTCGAAGCCAACGGCGCCGCGGGTCTGGCGATGATCAACACCTTCGTCGCCACTGCCGCTGCTGCCGTCTCCTGGCTGTTCGTGGAATGGGCCGCCAAGGGTAAGCCGTCGCTCCTCGGCATGCTCTCGGGCGCCATTGCCGGCCTCGTCGCCGTCACCCCGGCCGCGGGCTTTGCCGGCCCGATGGGCTCGATCGTTCTGGGTCTCGCCGCGGGCGCGATCTGCTTCGTGATGTGCTCCACCGTGAAGAACGCGCTGGGCTACGACGACTCCCTCGACGTGTTCGGCGTGCACTGCATCGGCGGCATCCTCGGTGCCATCGCCACGGGTATCCTGGTCTCGCCCGATCTCGGCGGCGCCGGCATCCCCGACTACACCACCAAGCCCGGTGAACTGACCGTCGGTGCCTACGACATGGCCGCCCAGGTCATCATCCAGGCGAAGGCGGTGGGCTTCACCATCCTGTGGTCCGGCATCGGCTCGGCGATCCTCTACAAGCTCGTCGATCTGACGATCGGCCTGCGCGTGACGCAGGAAGAAGAGCGCGAGGGCCTCGACATCGCCGACCACGGCGAGCGCGCCTACAACTACTGA
- the glnK gene encoding nitrogen regulatory protein P-II (Evidence 2a : Function from experimental evidences in other organisms; PubMedId : 11847102, 7590157, 7904973, 8843440, 9720863, 9733647; Product type r : regulator) has translation MKIVMAIIKPFKLEEVRDALTGIGVHGLTVTEVKGYGRQKGHTEIYRGAEYAVSFLPKLKIEVAVAADLVTSVIDAIAGAARTGQIGDGKIFVMPLEKAVRIRTGETDADAL, from the coding sequence ATGAAAATCGTGATGGCGATCATCAAGCCGTTTAAGTTGGAGGAGGTTCGCGACGCTCTGACCGGCATCGGCGTGCACGGCCTGACCGTGACCGAGGTCAAGGGCTACGGCCGGCAGAAGGGCCACACCGAGATCTACCGCGGTGCCGAGTATGCCGTGAGCTTCCTGCCCAAGCTCAAGATCGAGGTGGCGGTCGCCGCCGACCTCGTGACGAGCGTGATCGACGCGATTGCGGGTGCCGCCCGCACCGGCCAGATCGGCGACGGCAAGATCTTCGTGATGCCGCTGGAGAAGGCGGTTCGCATCCGGACCGGTGAGACCGACGCGGACGCGCTCTGA
- the tesB gene encoding acyl-CoA thioesterase II (Evidence 2a : Function from experimental evidences in other organisms; PubMedId : 10876240; Product type e : enzyme) gives MPDPVDALLAILDLERLETDLFRGISPRIGWPRVFGGQVVAQALVAASRTVEALRPPHSLHAYFLLGGDPAVPIVYEVERIRDGGSFTTRRVKAIQKGRAIFAMSVSFHITEEGVDHAAGLPDVPGPGELADARTLVRDGGSIVPEPMLAYFTQAWPIELRPVETERYRDRSPRPARYHVWMRATKPLPDDPAVHRAVLAYASDMTLLDSTLIPHGRTVFDPEIQSASLDHALWFHRPFRADSWLLYSQDSPSASGALGFARGTFHDEEGRLVASVAQEGLIRSRRS, from the coding sequence ATGCCCGACCCCGTCGACGCGCTCCTCGCGATCCTCGATCTGGAGCGCCTGGAGACCGATCTGTTCCGCGGGATCAGCCCGCGAATCGGCTGGCCGCGGGTGTTCGGGGGGCAGGTCGTGGCGCAGGCGCTGGTGGCCGCCTCCCGCACGGTCGAGGCGCTCCGCCCGCCCCATTCCCTGCACGCCTATTTCCTCCTCGGCGGCGATCCGGCGGTACCGATCGTCTACGAGGTCGAGCGCATCCGCGACGGCGGCAGCTTCACCACCCGCCGGGTCAAGGCGATCCAGAAGGGCCGGGCGATCTTCGCCATGTCGGTCTCGTTCCACATCACGGAGGAGGGCGTCGATCACGCCGCCGGTCTTCCCGATGTGCCGGGACCGGGTGAGCTGGCGGATGCACGGACCCTCGTCCGGGACGGCGGCAGCATCGTACCCGAGCCGATGCTCGCCTACTTCACCCAGGCTTGGCCGATCGAGCTGCGGCCGGTCGAGACCGAGCGCTATCGCGACCGCAGCCCGAGGCCCGCGCGCTACCATGTCTGGATGCGCGCGACGAAGCCTCTGCCGGACGATCCGGCGGTGCACCGGGCGGTGCTGGCCTACGCCTCGGACATGACGCTGCTCGATTCCACGCTGATCCCCCACGGCCGCACGGTGTTCGACCCCGAGATCCAGTCGGCGAGTCTCGACCACGCTCTGTGGTTCCACCGCCCGTTCCGGGCCGATTCCTGGCTGCTCTATTCGCAGGATAGCCCGAGCGCGTCGGGCGCTCTGGGCTTCGCCCGCGGCACGTTCCACGACGAGGAAGGGCGGCTCGTCGCCTCCGTTGCACAGGAAGGGCTGATCCGCTCCCGGCGCAGCTGA